One window of Neptuniibacter halophilus genomic DNA carries:
- a CDS encoding primosomal protein N', whose translation MTILRLAIPSPLRRLFDYLPPAGCNPTQLQPGVRVLAPFGKREVIGILMEITDQSEFELSRLKPARSILDTEPPLPRHLLKLARWAASYYQHPEGDALQQALPVLLRKGQPCEYQHETLWRAAEGASIAQLKANAHRQIALLQLLLEHPQGISTDALRAEGGQVSNLSTLQEKGLAESFQRCHKTPTSQILHEAPLPLNPEQASCLQQINAEQAFSINLLEGITGSGKTEVYLQAIEQRLNAGLQALVLVPEIGLTPQTVNRFKQRFSVPIVALHSNMTDRQRLDAWLQAREGIARIVIGTRSAIFTPLQKPGIIIIDEEHDPSFKQQDGFRYSARDLAAMRARDEQIPLVLGSATPSLETLHNAIEGRYHWLRITQRAGNSAPPRFELLDIRQIPLQEGLSPALVSAIRQHLESGTQVLVFLNRRGFSPTLSCHDCGWIADCTRCDAHMTLHQNPPHLHCHHCDKQSGIPLHCQECGSDQLQPVGVGTERSEQALQQLFPDFPVIRVDRDSTQRKHAMQEIMHQVNSGDPCILVGTQMLAKGHHFPKVTLVAILNADSGLFSADFRGMERTAQLILQVAGRAGRADHPGTVMMQTYHADHPILQTLVEQGYSAFALVELNNRKAAQLPPYSHYALLRAETSQKGRAEAFLGAIRQQLEDDLLLPPGAHWIGPFPSPMEKRAGMHRAQLMIYGQNRKALHQLLASLCWYLEQNPESRKVRWSIDVDPADTF comes from the coding sequence ATGACCATTCTACGTCTTGCAATTCCCAGCCCGCTACGCCGCCTGTTTGACTACCTGCCACCGGCTGGTTGCAACCCGACTCAACTCCAACCGGGGGTCAGGGTTCTGGCCCCGTTCGGCAAGCGGGAAGTGATCGGCATTCTGATGGAAATCACAGATCAGAGCGAGTTTGAACTCAGTCGTCTGAAGCCGGCACGCAGCATTCTCGATACCGAACCGCCACTCCCCCGGCATCTGTTAAAACTCGCTCGCTGGGCGGCCAGCTACTACCAGCACCCGGAGGGGGATGCCCTGCAACAGGCGCTGCCGGTATTGCTGCGTAAAGGACAACCCTGTGAATACCAGCACGAAACCCTGTGGCGCGCAGCCGAAGGAGCCAGCATTGCTCAACTGAAAGCCAATGCTCATCGCCAGATAGCGCTCTTGCAGTTACTGCTGGAACATCCTCAGGGAATCAGCACCGACGCCCTTCGTGCGGAGGGCGGACAGGTCAGCAACCTTAGTACGCTACAGGAAAAAGGGCTGGCAGAATCATTCCAGCGCTGCCATAAAACCCCGACCTCACAAATATTGCATGAAGCCCCGCTGCCACTGAACCCTGAACAGGCGAGTTGCCTGCAACAGATCAATGCAGAACAGGCATTTTCTATCAATCTGCTGGAAGGCATCACCGGCTCAGGTAAAACTGAGGTTTACCTGCAGGCCATCGAGCAACGATTGAATGCAGGCCTGCAGGCACTGGTACTGGTACCGGAGATCGGCCTGACCCCGCAAACCGTCAACCGCTTCAAGCAACGCTTCAGCGTCCCCATTGTCGCCCTGCACTCCAACATGACTGATCGCCAGCGCCTTGACGCCTGGTTGCAGGCTCGCGAAGGGATCGCCCGGATTGTCATCGGTACCCGCTCAGCAATTTTCACTCCGCTTCAGAAGCCCGGCATTATTATTATCGATGAGGAGCACGACCCCTCCTTTAAACAGCAGGACGGCTTTCGCTATTCCGCCCGCGATCTTGCGGCCATGCGCGCCCGGGATGAGCAGATACCGCTGGTTCTCGGCAGCGCCACCCCATCGCTGGAGACGCTGCACAACGCAATTGAAGGGCGCTACCACTGGCTTCGCATAACCCAGCGTGCCGGCAACTCGGCACCACCCCGGTTTGAGTTACTGGATATTCGCCAGATCCCGCTCCAGGAGGGACTGTCACCGGCGTTGGTCAGCGCCATCCGGCAACACCTTGAAAGCGGCACGCAGGTACTGGTTTTTCTCAACCGGCGCGGTTTCTCCCCCACGCTGAGCTGCCATGACTGCGGCTGGATAGCCGATTGCACCCGCTGCGATGCGCACATGACGCTGCATCAGAACCCGCCACACCTGCACTGCCACCACTGCGACAAACAGAGCGGCATCCCCCTGCACTGTCAGGAGTGCGGCAGCGACCAGTTACAGCCCGTCGGCGTCGGCACGGAACGTAGCGAACAGGCCCTGCAGCAGTTGTTCCCGGATTTTCCGGTCATCCGGGTCGACCGCGACAGCACTCAGCGCAAACATGCCATGCAGGAGATCATGCATCAGGTAAACTCCGGCGACCCCTGCATACTGGTCGGCACTCAGATGCTGGCCAAAGGTCATCACTTCCCCAAAGTGACTCTGGTCGCCATTCTGAACGCTGACAGCGGACTGTTCAGCGCCGACTTCCGTGGTATGGAACGCACCGCGCAACTGATTCTGCAGGTTGCCGGGCGAGCCGGACGAGCAGACCATCCCGGAACCGTAATGATGCAGACCTACCATGCCGATCACCCGATCCTGCAAACACTGGTCGAACAGGGCTACAGCGCTTTTGCGCTGGTCGAGCTGAACAACCGCAAAGCAGCTCAGTTGCCACCCTACAGCCATTACGCCCTGCTGCGCGCCGAAACCAGCCAGAAAGGCCGGGCCGAAGCATTTTTAGGAGCAATACGGCAACAACTCGAAGATGATCTGCTGTTGCCACCGGGCGCCCACTGGATCGGCCCTTTTCCCTCCCCCATGGAAAAACGTGCCGGCATGCACCGCGCCCAACTGATG
- the rpmE gene encoding 50S ribosomal protein L31 produces the protein MKAGIHPEYSEISATCSCGNVVKTKSTLGKDIHLDVCSACHPFYTGKQKEATSGGRIDRFNKRFGSRGLKK, from the coding sequence ATGAAAGCTGGTATCCACCCGGAATACTCTGAAATCTCCGCTACCTGTTCTTGCGGAAACGTAGTTAAAACCAAGTCTACTCTTGGTAAAGACATTCACTTGGACGTTTGCTCCGCTTGCCACCCGTTCTACACTGGTAAGCAGAAAGAAGCGACTTCTGGTGGTCGTATCGATCGCTTCAACAAGCGTTTTGGGTCTCGCGGCCTGAAAAAATAA
- a CDS encoding thermonuclease family protein, whose translation MRILKKALPLWGAFFVALSLPAEARCLPDQALLPVQIESVVDGDTVHLQDGRKVRLIGLNAPEAGSEDRPAEFGAELATKRLRELLQSADVKMSLETQPRDHYGRWLGHLWVEGQSVAEQLLREGLAFYIAIPPNLKYSACLQQAESVAVGKRVGLWRDTIWHEAAALEGISAGFKLVQGRVSRVREIRSGWIVELDHRLAIRLSSEQAVMLDPKYLTGRRIRVRGWLRPRQPRAPKHFMPWFINLNHSSHLQLFP comes from the coding sequence ATGCGAATTCTGAAAAAGGCGCTACCGTTATGGGGCGCCTTTTTTGTTGCTCTGAGTTTGCCGGCAGAGGCGCGCTGCCTGCCTGATCAGGCGCTGCTGCCGGTACAAATAGAAAGCGTGGTGGATGGGGATACGGTTCATCTGCAGGATGGTCGTAAAGTCCGCTTGATTGGCCTGAATGCTCCGGAAGCCGGAAGTGAGGATCGTCCGGCAGAGTTCGGCGCGGAGCTGGCCACTAAGCGGCTCCGGGAGCTGTTGCAGAGCGCAGATGTGAAGATGAGCCTGGAGACGCAGCCTCGTGATCATTATGGGCGCTGGTTGGGGCATCTGTGGGTTGAAGGGCAGTCGGTGGCGGAGCAGTTGCTGCGTGAAGGGCTGGCTTTTTATATCGCGATTCCACCGAACCTGAAATACAGTGCATGTCTGCAGCAGGCTGAGTCGGTTGCGGTCGGGAAGCGTGTGGGATTATGGCGAGATACTATCTGGCATGAGGCTGCCGCGCTGGAGGGGATATCTGCCGGGTTTAAGCTGGTGCAGGGACGGGTCAGCCGGGTCCGGGAGATTCGTTCCGGATGGATCGTTGAGCTGGACCATCGCCTCGCGATCAGGTTATCCTCGGAACAGGCGGTGATGTTAGACCCGAAGTATCTGACGGGCCGCAGGATCCGGGTTCGTGGGTGGCTAAGGCCCCGTCAGCCGCGTGCTCCCAAGCATTTCATGCCCTGGTTTATCAATCTGAATCATTCCTCGCATTTGCAGCTTTTTCCCTAA
- a CDS encoding malic enzyme-like NAD(P)-binding protein produces the protein MSDDMKQAALDYHEFPRPGKISVELSTAAESQRDLSLAYSPGVAEPVREIAKDPENAYRYTAKGNLVAVISNGSAILGLGDLGPLASKPVMEGKALLFKRFAGLDSIDIEVDAESPQAFIDTVARIADTFGGINLEDIKAPECFEIERVLIERCNIPVFHDDQHGTAIVTAAGMINALEIAGKKLDEASIVCLGAGAAAHACMKLLVNMGAKVENIYMIDRTGVIHSGRENLTPEKAAFATETDKRTLDDAIEGADVFVGLSGPNLLSAEQLAKMAPSPVVFACANPDPEIRPELAHATRDDVIMATGRSDFPNQVNNVLGFPFIFRGALDVRATAINEEMKAAAVRALAELAKEPVTQEVLDAYGLDSLEFGREYIIPKATDSRLLGAVSTAVAQAAIDSGVARLPLPDNYPLS, from the coding sequence ATGTCTGATGATATGAAACAAGCCGCTCTTGATTACCACGAGTTTCCACGTCCAGGTAAAATCAGCGTGGAACTTTCTACAGCGGCTGAGTCTCAGCGCGACCTGTCTCTGGCTTACAGCCCGGGTGTAGCAGAGCCGGTTCGTGAAATTGCTAAGGACCCTGAGAACGCATACCGTTACACGGCCAAAGGTAACCTGGTTGCCGTGATCTCCAATGGTTCTGCAATTCTGGGTCTGGGTGATCTGGGGCCACTGGCATCCAAGCCTGTTATGGAAGGTAAAGCTCTGCTGTTCAAGCGCTTTGCCGGTCTGGATTCTATCGATATTGAAGTGGACGCTGAGAGCCCTCAGGCGTTCATCGATACCGTTGCCCGTATCGCGGATACTTTTGGTGGTATCAATCTGGAAGATATCAAAGCACCTGAGTGTTTTGAAATCGAACGCGTTCTGATCGAGCGTTGCAATATTCCTGTATTCCATGATGACCAGCACGGTACGGCTATCGTAACCGCTGCAGGTATGATCAATGCGCTGGAAATTGCCGGTAAGAAACTGGATGAAGCTTCTATCGTCTGTCTGGGTGCAGGTGCTGCTGCACATGCCTGCATGAAGCTGCTGGTGAACATGGGTGCCAAGGTCGAGAATATCTACATGATCGACCGTACCGGTGTTATTCATTCCGGTCGTGAAAACCTGACGCCTGAAAAAGCGGCGTTTGCGACTGAAACGGACAAGCGTACGCTGGATGATGCGATCGAAGGCGCTGACGTATTTGTAGGTCTGTCTGGTCCTAACCTGCTGTCTGCTGAGCAGTTGGCTAAAATGGCACCAAGCCCTGTTGTATTCGCTTGTGCAAATCCTGATCCTGAGATTCGTCCTGAGCTGGCTCATGCGACCCGTGACGATGTGATCATGGCGACAGGTCGTTCTGACTTCCCGAACCAGGTGAACAATGTTCTGGGCTTCCCGTTCATTTTCCGTGGTGCGCTGGATGTGCGTGCAACTGCGATCAACGAAGAGATGAAAGCTGCTGCAGTGCGTGCACTGGCTGAGCTGGCTAAAGAGCCGGTTACTCAGGAAGTGCTGGATGCTTACGGTCTGGACTCACTGGAGTTTGGGCGTGAGTACATTATTCCTAAAGCCACTGATTCCCGTCTGCTGGGTGCTGTATCTACTGCAGTTGCTCAGGCGGCGATCGATTCAGGCGTTGCGCGTCTGCCACTGCCGGATAACTATCCGCTGTCTTAA